A genomic window from Gemmatimonadota bacterium includes:
- a CDS encoding ABC transporter permease, with protein MLKNYLKIMLRNLINHRFYSALNIIGLAIGLACCILIGLYIDYELGFDQNQRNRDQIYRVIRETKTVDQAAFSERTLGGLVEVLNQDVYPEISEALRIHRWQRTIIADNKRIYKQAFCLTDENVLQVFDFPLIQGDPETVFSEPGSVLITQRLAHKLFGTENPIGKTILIEEDDKDYAHHVTGVLKNMPEQTAIRFDILSATKNGRWQEKWMAWKPRGGRPVESYILLKEGYDANQLEGKLSDLIPKYLGEAAANNIQYHLQPLNRIHLYSNHDYGIKIENRGTPETSKPHGDIQNVYLFSLLAIFILVIACVNFINLTTARAIGRRREVGLRKVVGANRLQLITQFLGESIFFACMALILALVLVELALPTFNSFFDRAITLNVNTTQLLLSLFGLIFIVGILAGSYPAFVLSTFRPVSMLRGKSATNVSTRLRKSLVVGQFALAILLMVVTWGVYSQQKFLRNKNLGFDREQIIEVPIFEAANSNQMINPTLFKSQYNAIKQAFTTHPNILRATTTRGPVGEGATVETFHPEGKSTYSMDVIIVDEDFLDFYGIKCVSGRNFTRSYAETTNPQRLREKLDEQFILNETAVEQLGWTNPIGKRFAWKVGGTFYPDGLRSGTVVGVVKDFHYKPLDEKIGRLVLVAEFHEARLLYLEVKSEDLSQTLAFVQKVWERYIPNRPFTFSFLDENLDRIYKNERKLSYIFGFFSTLGILIACLGLLGLATLSAQYRTKEIGIRKVLGASVSNIVMLLSSDFAKLVALANLLAWPIGYYALWQWLQNYAYRVDLGFEFFMLSGILAFLIAMITVSFQTMKAARSNPVDALRNE; from the coding sequence ATGCTGAAAAATTATCTCAAAATAATGCTGAGAAACCTGATAAACCATCGTTTCTACTCAGCTCTGAACATTATCGGATTAGCCATTGGTTTGGCTTGTTGTATCCTGATAGGCCTCTATATCGACTATGAATTAGGTTTTGATCAGAACCAAAGGAATCGAGATCAAATTTACAGGGTGATTCGAGAGACTAAAACAGTTGACCAAGCAGCTTTTAGTGAGCGCACATTAGGAGGTCTCGTAGAAGTCTTGAATCAGGATGTATATCCTGAAATTTCTGAGGCTTTGCGTATCCATCGCTGGCAAAGAACAATAATTGCTGACAATAAGAGAATATACAAACAAGCCTTTTGCCTTACAGACGAGAATGTTCTACAGGTTTTTGACTTTCCACTGATTCAAGGCGATCCCGAAACGGTTTTCTCAGAACCAGGTTCCGTTTTAATCACTCAAAGACTTGCACACAAACTGTTTGGCACTGAAAATCCGATTGGCAAAACCATTCTGATCGAGGAAGACGACAAAGATTATGCGCATCACGTTACAGGCGTCTTAAAAAATATGCCTGAGCAGACGGCCATTCGGTTCGATATTTTATCGGCGACTAAAAATGGGCGATGGCAAGAAAAATGGATGGCTTGGAAACCGAGAGGGGGGCGTCCTGTAGAAAGCTATATTTTGCTTAAAGAAGGTTATGATGCGAATCAACTTGAAGGCAAACTTTCAGATCTGATTCCGAAATACCTGGGCGAAGCAGCTGCAAATAACATTCAATATCATTTGCAGCCCCTAAACCGCATCCATCTATACTCCAATCATGATTATGGCATCAAAATTGAGAATCGTGGTACTCCAGAGACCAGTAAACCTCATGGTGACATTCAAAATGTGTATTTGTTTTCTTTGCTTGCTATTTTTATTTTAGTAATTGCCTGTGTGAATTTTATAAACCTAACAACTGCTCGTGCAATTGGGCGGAGGCGAGAGGTCGGGCTTCGTAAGGTTGTCGGTGCAAACCGATTGCAGCTCATCACACAATTTTTGGGCGAATCTATATTTTTTGCTTGTATGGCGCTTATCTTGGCTTTGGTGTTGGTAGAATTGGCATTGCCAACTTTCAATTCGTTTTTTGATCGCGCTATTACACTCAATGTCAACACAACCCAGTTATTGCTCAGCCTTTTCGGTCTTATATTCATCGTCGGTATTCTGGCAGGGAGTTATCCGGCATTTGTCTTATCGACATTTCGCCCTGTTTCAATGTTGAGAGGTAAATCCGCTACAAACGTCTCTACTCGGCTTCGCAAGAGTTTGGTTGTAGGACAATTTGCTCTTGCCATTTTATTGATGGTTGTCACTTGGGGTGTTTACAGTCAACAGAAATTTCTTCGAAATAAGAATCTGGGATTCGACCGCGAGCAGATTATTGAAGTTCCAATTTTTGAGGCAGCGAATAGCAACCAGATGATCAATCCCACGCTTTTCAAGAGCCAATACAACGCCATCAAGCAGGCATTCACGACGCATCCCAATATTCTCAGAGCAACAACCACCCGTGGCCCTGTTGGAGAAGGAGCAACAGTAGAGACATTCCATCCCGAAGGAAAATCCACGTACAGTATGGATGTGATAATCGTGGATGAGGATTTTCTAGATTTCTATGGCATTAAATGCGTATCAGGCCGGAATTTCACGCGATCATATGCCGAAACAACAAACCCGCAAAGACTGAGGGAAAAATTAGACGAGCAGTTTATCTTGAATGAAACAGCGGTCGAGCAATTGGGTTGGACAAATCCAATAGGGAAACGATTTGCCTGGAAGGTTGGAGGCACGTTCTACCCAGATGGACTACGCTCCGGCACAGTCGTCGGTGTTGTCAAAGATTTTCATTACAAACCTCTTGACGAAAAAATCGGACGACTCGTATTGGTTGCAGAATTTCATGAGGCAAGGCTACTATACCTAGAGGTCAAATCTGAAGATTTATCTCAAACACTGGCATTTGTACAAAAAGTCTGGGAAAGGTATATACCCAATCGTCCATTCACATTTTCTTTTCTTGATGAGAATTTGGATCGAATCTATAAAAATGAAAGAAAACTGAGCTATATTTTTGGTTTCTTTTCAACCCTTGGTATTTTGATTGCCTGCTTGGGGTTACTTGGGTTGGCCACATTGAGTGCGCAATACCGTACAAAAGAAATCGGCATTCGCAAGGTATTGGGAGCGTCTGTATCCAATATTGTTATGTTGCTATCCAGTGATTTTGCAAAGTTGGTCGCACTTGCAAATCTCTTGGCCTGGCCGATTGGCTACTATGCCCTGTGGCAGTGGCTTCAGAATTATGCGTATCGGGTAGATCTTGGATTTGAGTTCTTTATGTTAAGTGGTATCTTGGCTTTCCTTATTGCCATGATCACAGTGAGTTTCCAGACAATGAAGGCAGCTCGATCAAATCCTGTAGATGCCTTGCGGAATGAATAA